A window of Babylonia areolata isolate BAREFJ2019XMU chromosome 2, ASM4173473v1, whole genome shotgun sequence contains these coding sequences:
- the LOC143276952 gene encoding carbohydrate sulfotransferase 13-like has translation MCQYRADLTEESERTPQVHDRSAWSASVPAVTTRGACTGSGCAEVGSGSGLQRDAVNSQRLQHLRAVCSQNRSHYIPAARRNKIESLEEFLVDVPHGLSYCYIPKVGSSTLKRVFHILTGRNHGRPLFSLSGRHIHRNRSGKYHVLGTVLEGETLVRRYQVLRSLRKVLFVRDPYERIFSAYVDRLFGVAENLYSLFPALMKDRSTAKDFALDRNSCDSVNVTFSDVIRYVIRTPVTELDEHFGPYYTICFPCHVDYDYVGKLETFRHDVSVILTSVGVDPHSVLGDDVAFDAQNDVNILHDVAERTFEMLETYYFRHCFTKYRMLKRTWVSFQEAAEGITLTQFDDLVKDKYLKVTNRSRVKGQRGLAMKEAFHSLPRDLLRQLQEVVQRDCDLFGYDCSVEARFKESEQLVPVFHFDQL, from the exons ATGTGTCAGTACAGAGCGGACTTAACTGAGGAGA GTGAGCGGACCCCCCAGGTGCACGACAGATCCGCGTGGTCAGCCTCAGTGCCCGCCGTGACCACCAGGGGAGCATGCACAGGATCGGGGTGTGCGGAGGTGGGGTCAGGGTCGGGGCTGCAGAGAGATGCCGTCAACAGTCAGAGACTGCAGCATCTCCGTGCCGTCTGCTCTCAGAATCGCTCCCATTACATCCCCGCTGCCCGTCGGAACAAGATAGag TCTCTGGAGGAGTTTCTGGTGGACGTGCCCCACGGGTTGTCCTACTGCTACATCCCAAAGGTGGGCAGCAGCACGCTGAAGAGAGTCTTCCACATCCTGACCGGCAGGAACCATGGGCGCCCCCTCTTCAGCCTCTCCGGCAGACACATCCACAGGAACCGGAGCGGCAAGTATCACGTCCTTGGCACCGTTCTGGAGGGAGAGACCTTGGTTCGCCGCTATCAAGTGCTGAGAAGTCTGCGCAAGGTCCTCTTCGTACGGGACCCTTATGAGCGGATTTTTTCGGCTTATGTTgatag ACTGTTCGGAGTGGCAGAGAACCTGTACTCGCTGTTCCCAGCACTGATGAAGGACCGCAGCACGGCCAAGGACTTTGCTCTGGACCGCAACTCCTGTGACTCCGTCAACGTCACCTTCTCTGACGTCATTCGTTACGTCATCCGCACCCCCGTCACGGAGCTGGACGAGCATTTCGGACCGTATTACAC AATTTGTTTTCCATGTCACGTGGATTATGACTACGTGGGCAAGTTGGAAACATTCCGACATGACGTCAGCGTCATTCTGACGTCAGTGGGCGTCGACCCTCACTCTGTGCTGGGCGATGACGTCGCGTTTGACGCTCAGAATGACGTCAACATCCTACATGACGTGGCGGAGAGAACGTTTGAGATGCTGGAGACTTACTACTTCCGACACTGCTTCACGAAATATCGGATGTTGAAGAGAACGTGGGTTTCGTTTCAG GAGGCCGCCGAGGGCATAACCTTGACCCAGTTTGATGACCTGGTGAAGGACAAATACCTCAAGGTCACCAATCGCAGCCGTGTGAAGGGGCAGAGGGGACTGGCCATGAAGGAAGCATTCCACAGTTTGCCAAGGGATCTGTTGCGTCAACTGCAAGAGGTAGTGCAGAGAGACTGTGATTTGTTCGGCTATGACTGCTCCGTGGAGGCAAGGTTCAAAGAGAGCGAGCAGCTGGTTCCTGTCTTTCATTTTGATcagttgtga